From Prionailurus viverrinus isolate Anna chromosome B2, UM_Priviv_1.0, whole genome shotgun sequence, the proteins below share one genomic window:
- the LOC125165626 gene encoding histone H3.1-like produces MLILGLSTACTKQTARKSTGGKAPRKQLATKAARKSAPATGGVKKPHRYRPGTVALREIRRYQKSTELLIRKLPFQRLVREIAQDFKTDLRFQSSAVMALQEACEAYLVGLFEDTNLCAIHAKRVTIMPKDIQLACRIRGERA; encoded by the exons aTGTTAATTTTGGGTCTAAGT ACGGCTTGCACGAAGCAGACAGCGCGCAAGTCGACGGGCGGCAAGGCCCCGCGCAAGCAGCTGGCCACCAAGGCGGCCCGCAAGAGCGCGCCGGCCACCGGCGGCGTCAAGAAGCCGCACCGCTACCGGCCCGGCACGGTGGCCCTGCGCGAGATCCGCCGCTACCAGAAGTCCACCGAGCTGCTGATCCGCAAGCTGCCGTTCCAGCGGCTGGTGCGCGAGATCGCGCAGGACTTCAAGACCGACCTGCGCTTCCAGAGCTCGGCCGTGATGGCGCTGCAGGAGGCGTGCGAGGCCTACCTGGTGGGGCTCTTCGAGGACACCAACCTGTGCGCCATCCACGCCAAGCGCGTCACCATCATGCCCAAGGACATCCAGCTGGCGTGCCGCATCCGTGGGGAGCGGGCCTAA
- the LOC125165629 gene encoding histone H1.4-like, translated as MSEATPATPAAPAAPAPAEKMPVKKKARKSAGAAKRKASGPPVSELITKAVAASKERSGVSLAALKKALAAAGYDVEKNNSRIKLGLKSLVSKGTLVQTKGTGASGSFKLNKKAASGEAKPKTKKAGAAKPKKAAGAAKKPKKATGAGTPKKSAKKTPKKAKKPAAAAAKKVAKSPAKVKVPKPKAAKPKKGPAGTQRFG; from the coding sequence ATGTCCGAGGCCACGCCCGCCACGCCCGCCGCGCCCGCCGCTCCGGCCCCCGCCGAGAAGATGCCCGTGAAGAAGAAGGCCCGCAAGTCCGCAGGCGCCGCCAAGCGCAAGGCGTCCGGGCCGCCGGTGTCCGAGCTCATCACCAAGGCCGTGGCCGCCTCCAAGGAGCGCAGCGGCGTGTCCCTGGCCGCGCTCAAGAAGGCGCTGGCGGCCGCCGGCTACGACGTGGAGAAGAACAACAGCCGCATCAAGCTGGGCCTCAAGAGCCTGGTGAGCAAGGGCACCCTGGTGCAGACCAAGGGCACCGGCGCCTCGGGCTCGTTCAAGCTCAACAAGAAGGCGGCGTCCGGGGAGGCCAAGCCCAAAACCAAGAAGGCGGGCGCGGCCAAGCCCAAGAAGGCTGCCGGGGCGGCCAAGAAACCCAAGAAGGCCACCGGGGCCGGCACCCCCAAGAAGAGCGCCAAGAAGACCCCGAAGAAGGCGAAGAagcccgcggcggcggcggccaagAAAGTGGCCAAGAGCCCCGCCAAGGTCAAGGTCCCGAAGCCCAAGGCGGCCAAGCCCAAGAAGGGGCCGGCAGGAACTCAGAGGTTTGGCTAA
- the LOC125166619 gene encoding histone H4, with protein MSGRGKGGKGLGKGGAKRHRKVLRDNIQGITKPAIRRLARRGGVKRISGLIYEETRGVLKVFLENVIRDAVTYTEHAKRKTVTAMDVVYALKRQGRTLYGFGG; from the coding sequence ATGTCTGGTCGCGGCAAAGGCGGGAAGGGTCTGGGCAAGGGGGGCGCCAAGCGCCACCGCAAGGTGCTGCGCGACAACATCCAGGGCATCACGAAGCCCGCCATCCGGCGGCTGGCCCGGCGCGGCGGCGTGAAGCGCATCTCCGGGCTCATCTACGAGGAGACCCGCGGGGTGCTCAAGGTGTTCCTGGAGAACGTGATCCGGGACGCCGTCACCTACACGGAGCACGCCAAGCGCAAGACGGTCACGGCCATGGACGTGGTGTACGCGCTCAAGCGCCAGGGCCGCACTCTCTATGGCTTCGGGGGCTAA
- the LOC125166612 gene encoding histone H2B type 1-C/E/F/G/I produces MPEPAKSAPAPKKGSKKAVTKAQKKDGKKRKRSRKESYSVYVYKVLKQVHPDTGISSKAMGIMNSFVNDIFERIAGEASRLAHYNKRSTITSREIQTAVRLLLPGELAKHAVSEGTKAVTKYTSSK; encoded by the coding sequence ATGCCTGAACCAGCGAAGTCGGCCCCGGCCCCGAAGAAGGGCTCGAAGAAGGCGGTGACCAAGGCGCAGAAGAAGGACGGCAAGAAGCGCAAGCGCAGCCGCAAGGAGAGCTACTCGGTGTACGTGTACAAGGTGCTGAAGCAGGTGCACCCCGACACCGGCATCTCGTCCAAGGCCATGGGCATCATGAACTCGTTCGTCAACGACATCTTCGAGCGCATCGCGGGCGAGGCGTCGCGCCTGGCGCATTACAACAAGCGCTCGACCATCACGTCCCGGGAGATCCAGACGGCCGTGCGCCTGCTGCTGCCCGGGGAGCTGGCCAAGCACGCCGTGTCCGAGGGCACCAAGGCCGTCACCAAGTACACCAGCTCCAAGTGA
- the LOC125166605 gene encoding histone H2B type 1-M codes for MPEPTKSAPAPKKGSKKAVTKAQKKDGKKRKRSRKESYSVYVYKVLKQVHPDTGISSKAMGIMNSFVNDIFERIAGEASRLAHYNKRSTITSREIQTAVRLLLPGELAKHAVSEGTKAVTKYTSSK; via the coding sequence ATGCCTGAACCCACCAAGTCCGCCCCGGCCCCGAAGAAGGGCTCGAAGAAGGCGGTGACCAAGGCGCAGAAGAAGGACGGCAAGAAGCGCAAGCGCAGCCGCAAGGAGAGCTACTCGGTGTACGTGTACAAGGTGCTGAAGCAGGTGCACCCCGACACCGGCATCTCGTCCAAGGCCATGGGCATCATGAACTCGTTCGTCAACGACATCTTCGAGCGCATCGCGGGCGAGGCGTCGCGCCTGGCGCATTACAACAAGCGCTCGACCATCACGTCCCGGGAGATCCAGACGGCCGTGCGCCTGCTGCTGCCCGGGGAGCTGGCCAAGCACGCCGTGTCCGAGGGCACCAAGGCCGTCACCAAGTACACCAGCTCCAAGTAG
- the LOC125166585 gene encoding histone H1.4-like: MSEAAPAAPAAPAPAEKTPVKKKARKSAGAAKRKASGPPVSELITKAVAASKERSGVSLAALKKALAAAGYDVEKNNSRIKLGLKSLVSKGTLVQTKGTGASGSFKLNKKAASGEAKPKAKKAGAAKPKKAAGAAKKPKKATGASTPKKSAKKTPKKAKKPAAAAAAGKKVAKSPKKVKAAKPKKAAKSPAKAKAPKPKAAKPKAAKPKKASKKK, from the coding sequence ATGTCCGAGGCCGCGCCCGCCGCGCCCGCCGCGCCGGCCCCCGCCGAGAAGACGCCCGTGAAGAAGAAGGCCCGCAAGTCCGCAGGCGCCGCCAAGCGCAAGGCGTCCGGGCCGCCGGTGTCCGAGCTCATCACCAAGGCCGTGGCCGCCTCCAAGGAGCGCAGCGGCGTGTCCCTGGCCGCGCTCAAGAAGGCGCTGGCGGCCGCCGGCTACGACGTGGAGAAGAACAACAGCCGCATCAAGCTGGGCCTCAAGAGCCTGGTGAGCAAGGGCACCCTGGTGCAGACCAAGGGCACCGGCGCCTCGGGCTCCTTCAAGCTCAACAAGAAGGCGGCGTCCGGGGAGGCCAAGCCCAAAGCCAAGAAGGCGGGCGCGGCCAAGCCCAAGAAGGCTGCCGGGGCGGCCAAGAAACCCAAGAAGGCGACGGGGGCCAGCACCCCCAAGAAGAGCGCCAAGAAGACCCCGAAGAAGGCGAAGAagcccgcggcggcggcggctgcgggcAAGAAAGTGGCCAAGAGCCCGAAGAAGGTGAAAGCGGCCAAACCCAAGAAGGCGGCTAAGAGCCCCGCCAAGGCCAAGGCCCCGAAGCCCAAGGCGGCCAAGCCCAAAGCTGCCAAGCCCAAGAAGGCCTCCAAGAAGAAGTAA
- the LOC125166616 gene encoding histone H4 — protein MSGRGKGGKGLGKGGAKRHRKVLRDNIQGITKPAIRRLARRGGVKRISGLIYEETRGVLKVFLENVIRDAVTYTEHAKRKTVTAMDVVYALKRQGRTLYGFGG, from the coding sequence ATGTCTGGTCGCGGCAAAGGCGGGAAGGGTCTGGGCAAGGGGGGCGCCAAGCGCCACCGCAAGGTGCTGCGCGACAACATCCAGGGCATCACGAAGCCCGCCATCCGGCGGCTGGCCCGGCGCGGCGGCGTGAAGCGCATCTCCGGGCTCATCTACGAGGAGACCCGCGGGGTGCTCAAGGTGTTCCTGGAGAACGTGATCCGGGACGCCGTCACCTACACGGAGCACGCCAAGCGCAAGACGGTCACGGCCATGGACGTGGTGTACGCGCTCAAGCGCCAGGGCCGCACCCTCTACGGCTTCGGAGGCTAA